A region from the Linepithema humile isolate Giens D197 chromosome 1, Lhum_UNIL_v1.0, whole genome shotgun sequence genome encodes:
- the LOC136998393 gene encoding uncharacterized protein isoform X2, producing MKKLTVVDDTLEKLGNPKTYRKLHTLSKIMIIGWIVPTLIINIYSTICCFKFFKQISWRFLLLHTINYPFHINEFADLIFIFLLWYIGTKFDKINDHMRCLSLKEEHGLNYMWKRPDIIHGYFLHRYNYKWTLWTSMHLHLELCRIARELNVIFGLHLTFEIVSYLAFLTSNCYYFYRVLEQKHKDERAQTLMGLGFSFLICFIRLYAVNHICESIKNKAYNIDKIIHQLTNTLRYADIWKDIDFFVLHVTQHPLKFTGLGLFYLGDKFLQKFLTTIVTFLIIMVQMNMQFLS from the exons atgaagaaaCTCACCGTAGTGGATGATACTTTAGAAAAACTAGGCAATCCAAAAACATATCGAAAGTTGCATacgttatcaaaaataatgataattggATGGATTGTGCCTACtcttatcataaatatttacagtaCAATATGTtgcttcaaatttttcaaacaaatttcttGGAGATTTCTTTTACTTCACACAATCAATTATCCTTTTCatattaatgaatttgcagacttaatttttatcttcttgttATG GTATATTGGCAccaaatttgacaaaataaacGATCATATGCGTTGCTTATCGTTAAAAGAAGAGCACGGACTGAACTACATGTGGAAGAGACCTGATATTATTCATGGATATTTCTTGCAtcgatataattacaaatggaCATTGTGGACCTCAAT gCATCTCCATTTAGAATTATGTCGTATTGCTCGTGaattaaatgtgatatttgGATTACATTTAACTTTTGAAATAGTGTCGTATCTTGCATTCTTAACatcaaattgttattatttctatcGTGTGTTGGAGCAGAAACATAAAGATGAAAGAGCACAAACTTTAATGGGCCTTGGTTTTTCATTTCTTATATGTTTCATCAGGCTCTATGCCgtaaatcatatttgtgaAAGCATTAAGAATAAG GCTTacaatattgacaaaataattcatcaATTGACAAATACTCTTCGATATGCTGACATCTGGAAGGAT atagatttttttgttttgcacGTAACGCAACATCCCCTGAAGTTTACTGGATTGGGTCTTTTTTATCTGGGGGACAAGTTTCTTCAAAAG TTTT
- the LOC136998393 gene encoding uncharacterized protein isoform X1, whose amino-acid sequence MKKLTVVDDTLEKLGNPKTYRKLHTLSKIMIIGWIVPTLIINIYSTICCFKFFKQISWRFLLLHTINYPFHINEFADLIFIFLLWYIGTKFDKINDHMRCLSLKEEHGLNYMWKRPDIIHGYFLHRYNYKWTLWTSMHLHLELCRIARELNVIFGLHLTFEIVSYLAFLTSNCYYFYRVLEQKHKDERAQTLMGLGFSFLICFIRLYAVNHICESIKNKAYNIDKIIHQLTNTLRYADIWKDIDFFVLHVTQHPLKFTGLGLFYLGDKFLQKVYICFYVSDSFMFTFCFMLLLIGKPKIMLNLFFL is encoded by the exons atgaagaaaCTCACCGTAGTGGATGATACTTTAGAAAAACTAGGCAATCCAAAAACATATCGAAAGTTGCATacgttatcaaaaataatgataattggATGGATTGTGCCTACtcttatcataaatatttacagtaCAATATGTtgcttcaaatttttcaaacaaatttcttGGAGATTTCTTTTACTTCACACAATCAATTATCCTTTTCatattaatgaatttgcagacttaatttttatcttcttgttATG GTATATTGGCAccaaatttgacaaaataaacGATCATATGCGTTGCTTATCGTTAAAAGAAGAGCACGGACTGAACTACATGTGGAAGAGACCTGATATTATTCATGGATATTTCTTGCAtcgatataattacaaatggaCATTGTGGACCTCAAT gCATCTCCATTTAGAATTATGTCGTATTGCTCGTGaattaaatgtgatatttgGATTACATTTAACTTTTGAAATAGTGTCGTATCTTGCATTCTTAACatcaaattgttattatttctatcGTGTGTTGGAGCAGAAACATAAAGATGAAAGAGCACAAACTTTAATGGGCCTTGGTTTTTCATTTCTTATATGTTTCATCAGGCTCTATGCCgtaaatcatatttgtgaAAGCATTAAGAATAAG GCTTacaatattgacaaaataattcatcaATTGACAAATACTCTTCGATATGCTGACATCTGGAAGGAT atagatttttttgttttgcacGTAACGCAACATCCCCTGAAGTTTACTGGATTGGGTCTTTTTTATCTGGGGGACAAGTTTCTTCAAAAGGtttatatttgcttttatGTTTCTGACAGTTTTatgtttacattttgttttatgttattattaattggaaaaccgaaaattatgttaaacttattttttctatGA
- the LOC105674385 gene encoding uncharacterized protein isoform X1, whose translation MSTTIQQGLRPLFLMCFIVGLGVYPIKQSNKSRFHRWIVPISVLYFLAIWFVYGYVLFYTFTTFSLKIIFFRNITIMAIMATQSFTTIASTILIIYHQKKFQIYMKKLAAVDDTLEKLGNSKTYQKLHMLTKRIIIGWIVHALIINIYSTICCFEVNNQISWRSLLHLVLSYPIHINEFTDLIFIFLLWYIGTKFDKINDHMCCLSLKEEHGLNYMWKKPVIIHRYFSHRYNYKWTLWTSMHLHLELCRIARELNVIFEIQITFEMVSNLAFITSHCYYFCRMLEQKHKDIKVLQFLIGLGFAFFICFIRLYAVNHICESVKNKANNIDKIIHQLTNSLRYADIWKEIDFFVLHVTQHPLKFTGLGLFYLGDKFIQKFLTTIVTFVIIMVQMNMQFLS comes from the exons ATGTCGACTACTATCCAACAAGGTCTGCGTCCTCTTTTTCTTATGTGTTTCATTGTGGGTTTAGGCGTGTATCCCATAAAGCAATCAAACAAATCAAGATTTCATAGATGGATTGTACCTATAAGTGTTCTATATTTTTTGGCAATCTGGTTTGTTTATGGATATGTCCTTTTTTATACATTCACCactttttcgttaaaaataatcttttttcggAACATTACTATTATGGCCATTATGGCGACTCAGAGTTTTACAACAATTGCgtctacaattttaattatttatcatcaaaAG aagtttcaaatatatatgaagaaaCTCGCCGCAGTGGATGATACTTTAGAAAAACTAGGCAATTCAAAGACATATCAAAAGTTGCATATGTtaacaaaaagaataataattggaTGGATTGTACATGctcttattataaatatttacagtaCAATATGTTGCTTTGAAGTTAACAATCAAATATCTTGGAGATCTCTTTTACATCTCGTACTCAGTTATCCTATCCATATCAATGAATTCACAgacttaatatttatcttcctGTTATG GTATATTGGCAccaaatttgacaaaattaaCGACCATATGTGTTGCTTATCGTTAAAAGAAGAGCACGGACTGAACTACATGTGGAAGAAACCTGTTATTATTCATAGATATTTCTCGCATAGATATAATTACAAGTGGACGTTGTGGACCTCAAT gCATCTTCATTTAGAATTATGTCGTATTGCTCGTGaattaaatgtgatatttgaaatacaaataactTTTGAAATGGTGTCGAATCTTGCATTCATAACATcacattgttattatttctgtCGTATGTTGGAGCAGAaacataaagatataaaagttttacaatttttaataggtCTTGgttttgcgttttttatatgtttcatCAGACTCTATGCCgtaaatcatatttgtgaAAGCGTTAAGAATAAG gctaacaatattgacaaaataattcatcaATTGACAAATTCTCTTCGATATGCTGATATATGGAAGGAg ATTGATTTCTTTGTTTTGCACGTAACGCAACATCCTCTGAAGTTTACTGGATTGGGTCTCTTCTATCTTGGGGATAAGTTTATTCAAAAG TTTTTAACAACAATTGTAACATTTGTGATTATTATGGTACAAATGAATATGCAGTTTTTGTCTTAG
- the LOC105674385 gene encoding uncharacterized protein isoform X2 encodes MNRQKFQIYMKKLAAVDDTLEKLGTPKTYRKLHMLSRRVIIGWIVYILIIDIYNIMWWSNNLKQVSWGILLFPIMNHSTHINEFTDLIFIFLLWYIGVRFDKTNDHLHGLLLKEEHGLKYMWKKPVVIRGYFLHRHNYKRTFWTSMHLHLKLCHIAREFNEIFGIQIIFEMVQFLGNLTSICYYIWRTLEQKHHDHKKLLLNFFRFSSSFFARLIRLYAVNHICESVKNKANNIDKVIHQLTNTLRYADIWKEIDFFVLHVMQHPLKFTGLGFFYLGNQFLQKFFTTIVTFVIIMVQLNVHSYSDTYN; translated from the exons ATGAATAGGCAG aagtttcaaatatatatgaagaaaCTTGCCGCAGTGGATGATACTTTAGAAAAGCTAGGCACTCCAAAGACGTATCGAAAATTGCATATGTTATCAAGAAGAGTGATAATTGGATGGATTGTGTATATTCTTATCAtagatatttacaatataatgtgGTGGTCCAACAATTTAAAACAAGTTTCTTGGggaattcttttatttcccATAATGAATCATTCTACTCATATTAATGAATTCACAgacttaatatttatcttcttGTTGTG gTATATCGGTGTCAGATTTGACAAAACAAACGACCATCTGCATGgtttattgttaaaagaaGAGCATGGACTTAAGTATATGTGGAAGAAACCTGTTGTTATTCGTggatattttttgcatagaCATAATTACAAGCGGACATTCTGGACCTCAAT gcatcttcatttaaaattatgccATATTGCTCGTgaatttaacgagatatttggaatacaaataatttttgaaatggtGCAATTCCTTGGAAACTTAACatcaatttgttattatatctGGCGTACATTGGAACAGAAACATCATGATCacaaaaaattactattaaatttttttcgcttTAGTTCTTCGTTTTTTGCACGTTTAATCAGACTTTATGCGgtaaatcatatttgtgaAAGTGTTAAGAATAAG GCTAACAATATTGATAAAGTAATTCATCAATTGACAAATACTCTTCGATATGCTGATATCTGGAAAGag ATTGATTTCTTTGTTTTGCACGTAATGCAACATCCCCTGAAGTTTACTGGATTGGGTTTCTTCTATCTTGGGAATCAGTTTCTTCAAAAG tttttcaCAACAATTGTAACGTTTGTGATTATTATGGTACAGTTGAATGTACATTCATATTCtgatacttacaattag